From Leptotrichia wadei, one genomic window encodes:
- a CDS encoding twin-arginine translocase TatA/TatE family subunit, whose product MGIFRDIGAPGLIVLILGALLIFGPKRLPELGEAIGKMIREFKKSVSGIESEADNKNVEDKKEKECK is encoded by the coding sequence ATGGGAATTTTTCGAGATATAGGAGCACCAGGATTAATAGTTCTTATACTTGGTGCATTACTTATTTTTGGACCTAAAAGACTGCCTGAACTGGGAGAAGCTATAGGAAAAATGATTCGGGAATTTAAAAAGTCAGTTTCTGGAATTGAATCAGAGGCTGATAATAAAAATGTAGAAGATAAAAAAGAAAAAGAGTGTAAATAA
- a CDS encoding DUF4911 domain-containing protein: MENKEKNITSWEYIIQTKKEYIDFINKVIEAYDGLGNVRTLDNQSGLIKILTNSYLLDDMDKAIETLKQKNIEMEVLEKREWLGVL, from the coding sequence ATGGAAAATAAAGAAAAAAATATAACAAGCTGGGAATATATTATTCAAACAAAAAAAGAATACATTGATTTTATCAACAAAGTCATTGAAGCTTACGACGGTTTAGGAAATGTTAGAACACTTGATAACCAGAGCGGTCTGATAAAAATTCTTACAAATTCATATCTTTTAGATGATATGGATAAAGCGATTGAAACGTTAAAACAAAAAAATATCGAAATGGAAGTACTAGAAAAAAGAGAATGGCTTGGAGTGTTATAA
- a CDS encoding tRNA 2-thiocytidine biosynthesis TtcA family protein, whose amino-acid sequence MNLENDLDDKNTINNEANADKIASTSLGSAVCETVLPSVPLQPLETIEKSIQKKYRSALWTPFVRALKEFEMVKDGDRIAVAISGGKDSLLLSKLFQELKRASRTNFEVVFISMNPGFNPANLNNLKKNLKHLNIPCEIYDDNIFEIAEKIAKDYPCYMCAKMRRGSLYTKATSLGCNKLALGHHFDDVIETTLMSMFYMGKFETMLPKLKSDNFNIELIRPLFYVEEKAIIKWVRNNGILPMNCGCTVAAERTSSKRRETKELIAQLVKNNPDIKKRIIQSTQNVNLEKILGWKNSNGRYSYLDNF is encoded by the coding sequence ATGAATTTAGAAAATGATCTCGATGACAAAAATACGATAAATAATGAAGCAAATGCTGATAAAATCGCCTCTACTTCCCTTGGAAGCGCAGTTTGTGAAACAGTTTTACCATCGGTTCCACTTCAGCCATTAGAAACCATTGAAAAAAGCATACAAAAAAAATATCGTTCAGCACTTTGGACACCATTTGTGCGAGCCTTAAAGGAATTTGAGATGGTAAAGGATGGAGATAGAATTGCAGTGGCTATTTCTGGCGGAAAAGACAGCCTCTTGCTTTCAAAGCTGTTTCAAGAATTGAAAAGAGCCAGCAGAACTAACTTTGAAGTGGTTTTTATTTCAATGAATCCAGGATTTAATCCTGCTAATTTAAATAATTTGAAAAAAAATCTAAAACATCTAAATATCCCGTGTGAAATTTATGATGACAATATCTTTGAAATTGCCGAAAAAATCGCAAAAGACTATCCTTGCTATATGTGTGCCAAAATGCGTCGTGGCAGCCTTTATACAAAAGCAACTTCACTTGGCTGCAATAAACTTGCACTTGGACACCATTTTGATGACGTTATTGAAACAACTCTTATGAGTATGTTTTATATGGGAAAATTTGAAACAATGCTGCCAAAATTAAAGTCCGATAATTTTAACATAGAATTGATACGTCCCCTATTTTATGTTGAAGAAAAGGCAATTATAAAATGGGTACGAAATAACGGAATCCTTCCGATGAACTGCGGCTGTACAGTCGCTGCCGAAAGGACTTCAAGCAAGCGCCGTGAAACAAAGGAATTAATTGCACAACTTGTAAAAAACAATCCAGACATAAAAAAACGTATCATTCAGTCAACTCAAAATGTAAATTTAGAAAAAATACTAGGCTGGAAGAATTCAAATGGAAGATACTCGTATTTAGATAATTTTTAA
- a CDS encoding KH domain-containing protein produces the protein MSKYFETVDFWIENLLDSTESYTIESNEKGKFVDITINVTKEDMGKVIGKNGRIITALRVLMSSIGKKDKKSIKIEVKEM, from the coding sequence ATGAGCAAGTATTTTGAAACTGTAGATTTTTGGATTGAGAATTTATTGGATTCGACTGAAAGTTATACGATTGAAAGTAATGAAAAAGGGAAGTTTGTAGATATTACAATTAATGTGACAAAGGAGGATATGGGAAAAGTTATTGGTAAAAATGGAAGAATCATTACAGCACTTAGAGTTCTTATGTCATCAATTGGGAAAAAAGATAAAAAAAGTATAAAAATTGAAGTTAAGGAAATGTAA
- a CDS encoding acyl-CoA thioesterase gives MKTCNLRKKSFKLRVYYYDTDKMGVVYHSNYLKWMEMARTEYFRDVFPYKNMEDMGFILPVKTLNIEYVNSAKYDEEIEIFVKIEEINNIKIRFSYEMYNLDGVLKAKAETVNVFVDENGKLKRISNELLEKITK, from the coding sequence ATGAAAACTTGCAACTTAAGGAAAAAGAGCTTTAAACTTAGAGTTTACTATTATGATACTGATAAAATGGGAGTTGTGTACCATTCAAATTATCTGAAATGGATGGAAATGGCACGAACTGAGTATTTTAGGGATGTTTTTCCATATAAAAATATGGAGGATATGGGATTTATTTTGCCAGTAAAGACACTGAATATTGAATATGTTAATTCGGCAAAGTATGATGAGGAAATTGAGATTTTTGTAAAGATTGAGGAAATAAATAATATTAAGATTAGATTTTCTTATGAAATGTATAATTTAGATGGAGTTTTAAAGGCAAAGGCTGAAACTGTGAATGTTTTTGTGGATGAAAATGGGAAATTAAAGAGAATTTCAAATGAATTGCTGGAGAAAATTACTAAATAA
- the rpiB gene encoding ribose 5-phosphate isomerase B: MKIVIGNDHAGVEFKNKIMKALRSKGHEIINVGTDTLDSVDYPDIAKEVSKKIINKEANFGILICGTGIGISIAANKINGIRAALCHNEYTARLSRLHNDANIIALGARVLGEDLGLACVETFINTEFEGGRHARRVGKIEQ, from the coding sequence ATGAAAATAGTAATTGGAAATGACCATGCGGGTGTAGAATTTAAAAATAAAATTATGAAGGCACTTAGAAGTAAAGGGCATGAAATTATAAATGTGGGAACTGATACATTAGATTCAGTTGATTATCCTGATATTGCGAAGGAAGTTAGTAAAAAAATTATAAATAAAGAGGCGAATTTTGGGATTTTAATTTGTGGAACTGGAATTGGAATTTCTATTGCTGCAAATAAAATAAATGGAATTCGTGCTGCTCTTTGTCACAATGAATATACGGCAAGACTTTCAAGACTTCATAATGATGCGAATATAATCGCTTTGGGAGCTAGAGTTTTGGGAGAAGACTTGGGATTGGCCTGTGTTGAAACTTTTATAAATACCGAATTTGAAGGTGGCAGACATGCTAGAAGAGTTGGGAAAATTGAACAGTAA
- a CDS encoding histidine triad nucleotide-binding protein, with amino-acid sequence MSTVFKKIIDKEIPANIVYEDDEFLAFHDINPAAKVHVLVIPKKEIKSLDAATEEDALLLGKLQLTVAKVARILGIDKDGYRVITNIGENGGQEVLHIHYHILGGEKLPVKLK; translated from the coding sequence ATGTCAACAGTTTTTAAAAAAATAATAGATAAGGAAATACCTGCAAATATTGTGTATGAAGATGATGAGTTTTTGGCTTTTCATGATATAAATCCTGCGGCGAAAGTTCACGTGCTTGTAATTCCAAAAAAGGAAATCAAAAGTTTGGATGCGGCAACTGAAGAAGATGCTTTGTTACTTGGAAAACTGCAGTTGACTGTGGCAAAAGTGGCAAGAATTTTAGGGATAGATAAAGATGGTTATAGAGTTATAACTAATATTGGAGAAAATGGCGGACAGGAAGTTTTACATATTCATTATCATATTTTAGGTGGGGAAAAATTGCCAGTTAAATTAAAATAG
- a CDS encoding DKNYY domain-containing protein has translation MVNKFSKIVVLVFLLANLGMAEYIKKDDAVYYMDKISQTDERKVEDADFKTFVKLNDIYGKDSKNVFCIDKKLEDADVKTFQVIGEVNGKDKKYIYNYDEKMEINPKDFKLYKNKDKLLYFRNNGKLYIGGSFFEVEYVQDLDSFEAIDESYSKDRYNIYYAGTPIYDVDKSTFQIIMPDYYAKDKNNVYSGSDKIKDANPDTIKILNQVYLKDDKNVFLNFGQKMENVDVATFEAIEGNVAYGKDKNNVYFLGEKIKGADAKSFEVILEPSDLVQMYSKDKNSVFIGGRKIKEADSKTFERLPETTYYSKDKNNLYYREVKIDKIDNKTLKILYSDGIDVVKNRNRIFAEGKKLNIKSPETFEIILSKYYNFPNFIYGKDDKNVYAISKFDETYSSKIIKNADVNSFEVMKNSMYTKDKNNIYFTHSDVVQMKNVDKDSFTIGENGFSHDKNSVYFYGKKLDRISPQGFKIIDFTVNSGDSEKIAFLTDSRNLYKFTYGFDDERYNLKNIKLSNVTNVKVDAPSFELVKEYTGSYYRDKNNVFYYDMNKKELKKVEGSDRSSFVEMDNFFAKDNKRVYYLGKQIENISSEGFKFVGSDIVKNKNGVYFWKDETGTGDYEIVPLNFDSASFDIANKDTSNYFKDKNGIYYLDYGKLLNSEAKDVQNAFIKLEGADIPTFKAFGYGYSKDKNRAYCKYKEFKGVDVSSFTVVLEDEGVVVKDKNRVYKNDCE, from the coding sequence ATGGTAAATAAGTTTTCTAAAATTGTTGTGCTTGTCTTTCTTTTGGCAAATTTGGGAATGGCTGAGTATATAAAAAAAGATGATGCTGTTTACTATATGGATAAAATATCGCAGACTGATGAAAGAAAAGTGGAAGACGCAGATTTTAAGACATTTGTGAAATTAAATGATATTTATGGGAAAGATAGTAAAAATGTTTTTTGTATTGACAAGAAGCTAGAAGATGCTGATGTTAAGACTTTTCAGGTAATTGGGGAAGTCAATGGGAAAGATAAAAAATATATTTATAATTATGATGAAAAAATGGAGATAAATCCAAAGGATTTCAAACTTTACAAAAATAAGGATAAACTTTTGTATTTTAGAAATAATGGTAAACTGTATATTGGAGGAAGTTTTTTTGAAGTTGAATATGTTCAGGATTTGGACAGTTTTGAAGCAATTGATGAAAGTTATTCAAAGGACAGGTATAATATTTATTATGCTGGAACACCGATATACGATGTTGATAAAAGTACATTTCAGATAATAATGCCTGATTATTACGCAAAAGACAAGAATAATGTGTACAGTGGCTCTGATAAAATAAAGGATGCGAATCCTGATACGATAAAAATATTAAATCAGGTTTATTTAAAGGATGATAAAAATGTATTTTTGAATTTTGGACAAAAGATGGAAAATGTTGATGTAGCTACTTTTGAAGCCATAGAGGGAAACGTAGCTTATGGAAAAGATAAAAATAATGTTTACTTTCTTGGTGAAAAAATAAAAGGAGCTGATGCAAAATCTTTTGAAGTTATTTTAGAGCCTAGTGATCTTGTTCAGATGTATTCAAAAGATAAAAATAGTGTCTTTATTGGAGGACGCAAAATAAAAGAGGCAGATTCAAAAACTTTTGAAAGACTTCCTGAAACAACGTATTATTCAAAGGATAAAAATAATCTTTATTATCGGGAAGTAAAAATTGATAAAATTGACAATAAAACTCTTAAAATTTTATATTCTGATGGAATTGACGTGGTAAAAAATAGAAATAGAATTTTTGCAGAAGGGAAAAAATTGAATATAAAAAGTCCAGAAACTTTTGAAATAATTTTGAGTAAATATTATAACTTTCCAAATTTTATTTATGGAAAAGATGATAAAAATGTATATGCAATTTCAAAATTTGATGAAACTTATTCAAGCAAAATAATAAAAAATGCAGATGTAAATTCTTTTGAAGTAATGAAAAACAGTATGTATACAAAAGATAAAAACAATATTTATTTTACACATTCTGATGTTGTACAAATGAAAAATGTAGATAAAGACAGTTTTACTATTGGAGAAAATGGCTTTTCGCATGATAAGAACAGTGTTTATTTTTATGGAAAAAAGTTAGACAGAATAAGTCCACAAGGATTTAAAATTATTGATTTTACTGTTAACTCTGGAGATTCTGAAAAAATTGCTTTTTTGACAGACAGCAGGAATTTGTATAAATTTACTTATGGATTTGATGATGAAAGATATAATTTGAAAAATATAAAATTGTCTAATGTAACAAATGTGAAAGTGGATGCTCCGAGCTTTGAACTTGTTAAGGAATATACGGGGAGTTATTACAGAGATAAGAACAACGTTTTTTATTATGATATGAATAAGAAGGAACTGAAAAAGGTCGAAGGTAGTGATAGGAGCAGCTTTGTCGAAATGGATAATTTTTTTGCAAAGGATAATAAAAGAGTCTATTATCTTGGAAAACAAATTGAGAATATTAGTTCAGAAGGATTTAAATTTGTCGGTTCAGATATTGTAAAAAATAAAAATGGTGTATATTTTTGGAAAGATGAAACTGGGACAGGAGATTATGAGATAGTACCTTTAAATTTTGACAGTGCTTCATTTGATATAGCAAATAAAGATACAAGCAATTATTTTAAAGATAAAAATGGGATTTATTATCTTGATTATGGAAAATTATTAAATTCGGAAGCAAAGGATGTGCAGAATGCCTTTATTAAACTAGAAGGGGCTGATATTCCAACATTTAAAGCATTTGGATATGGATATTCCAAAGATAAGAATAGAGCTTATTGTAAATATAAGGAATTTAAAGGGGTGGATGTGTCAAGTTTTACTGTCGTACTGGAAGATGAGGGAGTTGTAGTTAAGGATAAAAATAGAGTTTATAAAAATGATTGTGAGTGA
- a CDS encoding DKNYY domain-containing protein — protein MKSKFFKIIVGVFILANLGMAEYVKKDNAVYYKYSEEDDSEFKVENVDLGTFKILNDKYAKDRKNVYFSGNKSFEDVDSKTFEVLPQYYSRDKNNVYRPINEWIHKINGANPKTIKVLNEYYSKDDKNVYYDSDKISNADVNSFVVLEGDHSYAKDKNAVYYSGEKIKGTNPKTFKIIEDGMYSKDDKNVYAAVDIIKDADPQTFRRIPETNYARDKNNLYYYFGDVKNLGKINEKDFKVLDSNLIKNGNEVYYLGEKVNIKNPDKFEIIENYLSSPSMVVYGKDDKNVYVMTPYKEAGYLKIIKNADKDTFEVMENSDYSKDRNNVYYAGYNVVQLQDVDKNSFTIGEENGFSYDKKNVYYAGRKLNDISSAGFKVTRLVNRPNLPVNFLNDNKNIYKLIAVFDEETGELKSVKTAVVKNPKVDSKTFETFSYSGNYFRDKNNVYYENELYKMDLKKIAGADRNSFEVLNDEFSRDKNNVYYYGNKMKGINPDGFEFVGRDFKNNEDIIYFLKTKDKVYVLKNKAGKEVYEIVPLNFDTNSFKYSNADNSYESESAGYFQDKNGVYYFDAFRLDELNPNKVFAKVEGADTSSFVQLMFGYAKDKNKVYIEDREIKGADPESFKIIETSDGVTIRDKNKIYKEFKK, from the coding sequence ATGAAAAGTAAATTTTTTAAAATTATTGTTGGAGTATTTATTTTAGCTAATTTAGGAATGGCAGAATATGTGAAAAAGGATAATGCAGTTTATTACAAATACAGTGAAGAAGATGATTCAGAATTTAAAGTTGAAAATGTGGATTTAGGAACGTTTAAAATACTGAATGATAAATATGCAAAGGATAGGAAAAATGTTTATTTTTCAGGAAATAAATCGTTTGAAGATGTGGACAGTAAAACTTTTGAAGTGCTGCCACAGTATTATTCAAGAGATAAGAATAATGTTTACAGACCAATTAATGAATGGATTCACAAAATAAATGGAGCAAATCCAAAAACAATAAAAGTTTTGAATGAATATTATTCAAAAGATGATAAAAATGTGTATTATGATTCAGACAAAATTTCAAATGCAGATGTAAATTCATTTGTAGTTCTGGAAGGAGACCATAGTTATGCAAAAGACAAAAATGCGGTCTATTATTCAGGAGAAAAAATTAAAGGTACGAATCCAAAAACATTTAAAATAATTGAGGATGGAATGTATTCAAAGGATGATAAAAATGTGTATGCTGCAGTAGACATTATAAAAGATGCAGATCCTCAAACTTTTAGAAGAATTCCTGAAACAAATTACGCCAGAGATAAAAATAATTTGTACTATTACTTTGGAGATGTTAAAAATCTTGGGAAAATAAATGAAAAAGATTTTAAAGTTTTGGATAGTAATTTGATTAAAAATGGAAATGAAGTCTACTATTTGGGAGAAAAAGTGAATATAAAAAATCCTGATAAATTTGAAATAATAGAAAATTATTTAAGCAGTCCAAGTATGGTTGTTTATGGAAAAGATGATAAAAATGTATATGTGATGACACCGTATAAGGAAGCTGGTTATCTTAAAATAATAAAAAATGCTGATAAAGATACTTTTGAAGTAATGGAAAATAGTGATTATTCTAAAGACAGAAATAATGTTTATTACGCAGGATACAATGTTGTGCAGTTGCAGGATGTGGATAAAAACAGTTTTACTATTGGAGAAGAAAATGGTTTTTCGTATGACAAGAAAAATGTTTATTACGCAGGAAGAAAATTAAATGATATAAGTTCAGCTGGATTTAAAGTTACAAGACTTGTTAACAGACCAAATTTACCAGTCAATTTTTTAAATGATAATAAGAATATATATAAACTTATTGCAGTATTTGATGAAGAAACTGGTGAGCTAAAAAGTGTAAAAACAGCTGTTGTAAAAAATCCTAAAGTAGATTCTAAAACTTTTGAAACGTTTAGTTATTCGGGAAATTATTTTCGTGATAAAAATAACGTGTATTATGAAAATGAATTGTATAAAATGGACTTGAAAAAAATAGCAGGTGCAGATAGAAATAGTTTTGAGGTTTTGAATGATGAATTTTCAAGAGATAAAAACAATGTTTATTATTATGGAAATAAAATGAAAGGTATAAATCCAGATGGATTTGAATTTGTGGGCCGTGACTTTAAAAATAATGAAGATATTATTTATTTCTTAAAAACTAAAGATAAAGTTTATGTGTTAAAAAATAAAGCTGGTAAAGAAGTATATGAAATAGTTCCTTTAAATTTTGATACAAATTCTTTTAAATATTCTAATGCTGATAATTCGTATGAATCTGAGTCTGCGGGTTATTTTCAAGATAAAAATGGAGTTTATTATTTTGACGCATTTAGATTAGATGAATTAAATCCAAATAAAGTTTTTGCCAAAGTAGAAGGGGCTGATACTTCATCATTTGTACAGTTAATGTTTGGTTATGCAAAAGATAAGAATAAAGTGTATATTGAAGATCGGGAAATTAAAGGTGCAGACCCAGAAAGTTTTAAGATAATTGAGACAAGTGATGGAGTTACAATAAGAGATAAAAATAAAATTTATAAAGAATTTAAAAAATAA